From Bosea sp. NBC_00550, the proteins below share one genomic window:
- a CDS encoding metal-dependent hydrolase family protein, which produces MTMLHLRNFVLLEPEFGELRRGYELLIEGETIRELSDKPLKIEKAAVLDCGGRTLMPGLIDSHVHVFLSEVYIRLLESVPLTLMTARAVRLMKGMLDRGFTSVRDTGGADWGIKEAVEKGDVAGPRLFIAGQAIGPTGGHSDPRRRTDFGARCHCCNAMGYTMNVSDGVSSVRKSVREQMRLGADHIKIMMSGGVASPYDPLDSMQFSEDEVRTAVEEAKAFGRYVCAHAYTPEAITRAANCGVRAIEHGNLIDEASAALMAEKDMFLTANLVAYYAMKERAADFGMTGEMLAKNDLVIDGGLRSLEICKRAGVPVAFGSDLLGQLQVEQSREFLLRREVLSPIEIIRSATTIGAQLLRMEGKLGTLRAGALADLILIDGDPLKDLGLFQDQGRHLAAIMKGGVFHKNTLH; this is translated from the coding sequence CTTCGTCCTTCTGGAGCCGGAATTCGGCGAGCTGCGCCGAGGCTATGAACTGCTGATCGAAGGGGAGACGATCCGGGAACTCTCCGACAAGCCGCTGAAGATCGAAAAGGCCGCGGTACTGGACTGCGGGGGTCGCACGCTGATGCCCGGCCTGATCGACTCCCACGTCCATGTCTTCCTGTCGGAGGTCTATATCCGCCTGCTGGAATCCGTTCCGCTGACGCTGATGACGGCCCGCGCGGTCAGGCTGATGAAGGGCATGCTCGATCGCGGCTTTACCAGCGTCCGCGATACGGGCGGGGCCGATTGGGGCATCAAGGAGGCTGTCGAGAAGGGCGATGTCGCCGGTCCCCGCCTGTTCATCGCCGGCCAGGCGATCGGGCCGACGGGCGGCCACAGCGATCCGCGCCGGCGTACCGATTTCGGCGCGCGCTGCCATTGCTGCAATGCGATGGGCTATACGATGAACGTCTCGGACGGAGTTTCCTCGGTCCGCAAATCGGTGCGCGAGCAGATGCGGCTCGGCGCCGACCACATCAAGATCATGATGTCCGGCGGGGTCGCCTCGCCTTACGACCCGCTCGACTCGATGCAGTTCAGCGAGGATGAAGTGCGCACCGCGGTGGAGGAGGCGAAGGCCTTCGGCCGCTATGTCTGTGCCCATGCCTATACGCCCGAAGCGATCACGCGCGCGGCCAATTGCGGCGTCAGGGCGATCGAGCACGGCAATCTGATCGACGAGGCCAGTGCTGCGCTGATGGCCGAGAAGGACATGTTCCTGACGGCCAATCTGGTGGCGTATTATGCGATGAAGGAGCGTGCCGCCGATTTCGGCATGACCGGCGAGATGCTGGCCAAGAACGACCTCGTCATCGATGGCGGCCTGCGCTCCCTGGAGATCTGCAAGCGCGCCGGCGTGCCGGTGGCGTTCGGCAGCGATCTGCTCGGGCAGCTCCAGGTCGAGCAATCGCGGGAGTTCCTGCTGCGCCGGGAGGTGCTGTCGCCGATCGAGATCATTCGCTCCGCCACGACGATCGGCGCACAGCTCCTGCGCATGGAAGGCAAGCTTGGCACGCTTCGTGCCGGGGCCCTCGCCGACCTGATCCTGATCGACGGGGATCCGCTCAAGGACCTCGGCCTGTTTCAGGATCAGGGCCGCCATCTGGCGGCGATCATGAAGGGCGGCGTTTTTCACAAGAACACGCTGCACTGA
- a CDS encoding L,D-transpeptidase family protein, giving the protein MIMDGGMDEIALLGRRSELLSRRSFLVGSAVGIGALGLGGCATSDGMSFAEAQRVYGPVPEEKFPIPAVDVSKVDPKYFRRTVRYDSKEAPGTIIVDPGNYYVYRIEGDGNATRYGANVGRDGFRWNGDAYVGRKSEWATWTPPREMIKRQPEAAKWARGMPGGLDNPLGARTLHLYQNGAYTLYTIYASSDPDSIGSGVTSGCVGLLSQDMIDLYSKTPVKTKVVVLPA; this is encoded by the coding sequence ATGATCATGGACGGTGGTATGGACGAGATCGCTTTGCTCGGGCGTCGCTCGGAGCTCCTCAGCCGCCGGTCGTTTCTGGTCGGCTCAGCTGTTGGTATCGGCGCGCTGGGGCTGGGCGGCTGCGCGACCTCCGACGGGATGAGCTTCGCCGAGGCGCAGAGGGTCTACGGCCCGGTGCCCGAAGAGAAATTCCCGATCCCGGCGGTCGACGTCAGCAAGGTCGATCCGAAATATTTCCGCCGGACGGTCCGCTACGACTCCAAGGAAGCACCCGGCACGATCATCGTCGATCCCGGCAATTACTACGTATACCGCATCGAGGGCGACGGAAACGCCACCCGCTATGGCGCCAATGTCGGCCGCGACGGCTTCCGCTGGAACGGCGACGCCTATGTCGGCCGCAAGTCCGAATGGGCGACCTGGACACCGCCCAGGGAGATGATCAAGCGCCAGCCCGAGGCGGCGAAATGGGCGCGCGGCATGCCGGGCGGGCTCGACAATCCGCTCGGCGCACGCACGCTCCATCTTTACCAGAACGGCGCCTACACGCTCTACACGATCTACGCCAGCAGCGATCCGGACTCGATCGGCTCCGGCGTCACGAGCGGCTGTGTCGGCCTGCTCAGCCAGGATATGATCGACCTGTATTCAAAGACGCCGGTCAAGACGAAGGTTGTCGTCCTGCCAGCCTAG
- a CDS encoding ABC transporter permease yields MSTAAPEPVAGSRTHLAGLLVIPATILVMVGLIGPIAILFRYSLNQFIPGQFMVDGLTIENYVKFFTDPYYLNVLLRTVRVAVICTLACLILGFPLAYVLARTQSRFKNLLIIAVVLPLFVGNAVRAAGWMTAFGNKGAFNVSLMGLGLIDQPIEIMFTETAVLIGIIAVNLPFMVLTLQSVIEGIPRNVEEAAFSLGAAPAAMVRRVLWPLAMPGVLAGTILTFILAMNAYATPVLLGGPKFQMMGPLVYGQFAQQNNWPFGGAISFILMTATLLLTVVANLVVQRRYR; encoded by the coding sequence ATGAGCACCGCCGCGCCTGAGCCGGTTGCCGGCTCCCGGACCCATCTTGCCGGGCTGCTCGTTATCCCGGCGACGATCCTCGTCATGGTCGGCCTGATCGGGCCGATCGCGATCCTGTTCCGCTATTCGCTCAACCAGTTCATCCCGGGCCAGTTCATGGTCGACGGGCTGACGATCGAAAACTACGTCAAGTTCTTCACCGACCCGTATTATCTCAACGTGTTGCTGCGCACGGTGCGCGTCGCGGTGATCTGCACGCTGGCGTGCCTGATCCTCGGCTTTCCGCTGGCCTATGTGCTGGCGCGCACGCAAAGCCGCTTCAAGAACCTGCTGATCATCGCCGTGGTGCTGCCGCTCTTCGTCGGCAACGCGGTGCGCGCGGCCGGCTGGATGACAGCCTTCGGCAACAAGGGCGCCTTCAACGTCTCGCTGATGGGGCTTGGCCTGATCGACCAGCCGATCGAGATCATGTTCACGGAGACCGCGGTGCTGATCGGCATCATTGCGGTCAACCTGCCCTTCATGGTGCTGACGTTGCAGAGCGTGATCGAAGGGATTCCGCGCAATGTCGAGGAGGCGGCGTTCAGCCTCGGTGCGGCGCCGGCCGCGATGGTGCGGCGCGTGCTCTGGCCGCTGGCCATGCCCGGCGTTCTCGCTGGCACGATCCTCACCTTCATCCTCGCCATGAATGCCTATGCGACGCCGGTCCTGCTCGGCGGGCCGAAATTCCAGATGATGGGGCCGCTGGTCTACGGGCAGTTCGCCCAGCAGAACAACTGGCCCTTCGGCGGGGCTATCTCCTTCATCCTGATGACGGCGACACTGCTGCTCACGGTCGTTGCCAATCTCGTCGTCCAGCGCCGCTATCGCTGA
- a CDS encoding ABC transporter substrate-binding protein produces the protein MTFTIDRRSLLAGMSLAGGLAVSGLPARAQSGGRVVVGTWGGDYARLLTKNIEDPLLKPKGVEVVQDQASDAPRRAKMIAERRLPRGTVDIHGLSAANMFEMNEAGVVEQIDYSKLPNAKSLLPTMKYPYGVGHIYSGNVVIYNPKIISPAPTGFKDWLDPKWGSKIGFIDIQYQSIMIAASMAATNGASMNDLDKAKEVLLAVKKAGGRVYPTNEAFAQAMKNEEVGISAIWKARVVQWQNAGIPCEAIAPIEGIPIYVSGFVIPKNAPNKDNAYAYMNAMLEKAPQEAFAADMGYNGTVSGLAVPADLQKRIGFTPEEEKRLKDLDYAFLAKNDAAMKEWWDKVFKA, from the coding sequence ATGACATTCACAATCGATCGCCGCAGCCTTCTGGCGGGTATGAGCCTGGCGGGCGGCCTTGCCGTATCGGGCCTGCCAGCACGGGCGCAATCCGGCGGCAGGGTCGTCGTCGGCACCTGGGGCGGCGACTATGCCCGCCTGCTGACCAAGAACATCGAAGACCCGCTGCTGAAGCCGAAGGGCGTCGAGGTGGTGCAGGACCAGGCCAGCGACGCGCCGCGCCGCGCCAAGATGATCGCGGAGAGGCGCCTGCCGCGCGGCACCGTCGATATTCACGGCCTCTCGGCTGCGAACATGTTCGAAATGAACGAGGCCGGCGTCGTCGAGCAGATCGACTATTCCAAGCTTCCGAACGCCAAAAGCCTGCTGCCGACCATGAAGTATCCGTATGGCGTCGGGCACATCTATTCGGGCAACGTCGTCATCTACAATCCGAAGATCATCAGCCCCGCGCCGACCGGCTTCAAGGACTGGCTTGACCCGAAATGGGGGTCGAAGATCGGCTTCATCGACATCCAATACCAGTCGATCATGATCGCCGCCTCGATGGCCGCCACCAACGGCGCCAGCATGAACGATCTCGACAAGGCCAAGGAGGTGCTGCTTGCGGTGAAGAAGGCCGGCGGGCGCGTCTATCCGACCAATGAGGCCTTCGCCCAGGCGATGAAGAACGAGGAGGTCGGCATCAGCGCGATCTGGAAGGCGCGCGTGGTGCAGTGGCAGAATGCCGGCATCCCCTGCGAGGCGATCGCGCCCATCGAGGGCATTCCGATCTACGTTTCGGGCTTCGTCATTCCGAAGAACGCTCCGAACAAGGACAACGCCTACGCCTACATGAACGCGATGCTCGAGAAGGCGCCGCAGGAGGCCTTCGCCGCCGATATGGGCTACAACGGCACCGTATCGGGGCTCGCGGTCCCTGCGGACCTGCAGAAGCGCATCGGCTTCACCCCTGAGGAGGAGAAGCGCCTCAAGGATCTCGACTACGCCTTCCTCGCCAAGAACGACGCGGCCATGAAGGAATGGTGGGACAAGGTCTTCAAGGCGTGA
- a CDS encoding ABC transporter permease, whose translation MSASGSSLGRYALNGAATLTLGFILMPLFFVTWLAFFRQEIPSFPPEGYSLRWFDAAIANKSFREGFVLSTQVAVLSTLIGLLFGVPASLVLVRHRIPLGPGINTLLLLPLVMPGIVLGTSIYVFQIETEIATGWPLLGSLAGLVAAHSLVVLPWVVRLVTASLAGFDRSIEEAAQNLGAGPWTTFRRVTLPGIRPGIVAAALFGFVTSFGNLEMSLFLVGPGRITLPIAILQYLEWKIDPAVAAASLMQIVLIAVAMIVTDRYVKLSRVV comes from the coding sequence ATGAGCGCGTCCGGATCCAGCCTCGGGCGCTACGCTCTGAACGGCGCCGCCACACTCACCCTCGGCTTCATCCTGATGCCGTTGTTCTTCGTGACCTGGCTCGCCTTCTTTCGCCAGGAGATTCCCTCCTTTCCTCCCGAAGGCTATTCGCTGCGCTGGTTCGATGCGGCGATCGCCAACAAGTCGTTCCGGGAAGGCTTCGTGCTGAGCACGCAGGTCGCGGTGCTCTCGACCCTGATCGGGCTCCTGTTCGGGGTTCCGGCGAGCCTTGTGCTCGTCCGTCACCGCATCCCGCTCGGCCCCGGCATCAACACGCTGCTGCTTCTGCCGCTGGTGATGCCCGGCATCGTGCTGGGCACCTCGATCTACGTCTTCCAGATCGAGACGGAGATCGCGACAGGGTGGCCACTCCTCGGCTCGCTCGCCGGGTTGGTTGCGGCGCATTCACTGGTGGTGCTGCCTTGGGTGGTGCGGCTCGTCACCGCGAGCCTCGCCGGTTTCGACCGCAGCATCGAGGAGGCCGCCCAGAACCTTGGCGCCGGCCCCTGGACCACCTTCCGCCGGGTGACCCTCCCTGGTATCCGCCCCGGTATCGTCGCGGCGGCGCTGTTCGGCTTCGTGACCTCCTTCGGCAATCTGGAGATGAGCCTGTTCCTCGTCGGGCCGGGCCGGATCACCCTGCCGATCGCGATTCTCCAATATCTGGAATGGAAGATCGATCCGGCCGTCGCTGCGGCGTCGCTGATGCAGATCGTCCTGATCGCCGTGGCGATGATCGTCACCGACCGCTACGTCAAACTGAGCCGGGTCGTCTGA
- a CDS encoding ABC transporter permease: protein MTAIPTSAHRPRRIAGTPGQIALALAIAAFLLAFLALPVATVIYVAFTEKGTSTFTLVNFYDFVRTELFMRSLWNSFYVSAMSVVWASVFALPLAYLTTRFVFRGAAVVQTLGFLPLIMPPFVGAVAMQLFFGRNGSINLLLDDWFGFKIDFMEGLNGVIFVQSVHYFPFILINLSAALRNIDRAMEEAAQNLGSSGFRLFRRIVFPLAMPGYLAGASLVFVKVFDDLATPLLLNVKDMLAPQAYLRVTSIGIADPMGYVISVVLIIASVMAMWLSAAALKGRDYATTQRGGGGLAKRVMTPWEAFFGYGVVILILALVLAPHLALLLLSFATIWSFSPLPDAFTLAHYARVFGESSIYIKNTLIYASLAGAIDIVLGVAIAYLVLRTRLIGREWLDWMATAALAIPGVVLGIGYLRTFYGVSLPDGTPLASLWITIVLALAIRRLPYALRACYAALQQISVSLEEAAENLGATKARTVRRIVVPLMAGGILAGFVTSFSTAAVELSATLMLVQSNSDAPLAYGLYVFMQSAAGRGPGAALGVIAVILVAACTFLSHFIIERSQKAKGMGH from the coding sequence ATGACCGCCATCCCGACCTCGGCTCACCGCCCCCGTCGCATCGCCGGCACGCCCGGCCAGATCGCGCTGGCGCTGGCGATCGCCGCCTTCCTCCTGGCGTTCCTGGCGCTGCCGGTGGCGACGGTGATCTATGTCGCCTTCACCGAGAAGGGTACCTCGACCTTCACGCTGGTCAATTTCTACGACTTTGTCCGCACCGAGCTCTTCATGCGCTCGCTGTGGAACTCCTTCTATGTTTCGGCGATGTCGGTGGTCTGGGCCTCGGTCTTCGCCCTGCCGTTGGCCTATCTGACCACGCGCTTTGTCTTTCGCGGTGCGGCCGTCGTCCAGACGCTCGGCTTCCTGCCACTGATCATGCCGCCCTTCGTCGGCGCGGTCGCCATGCAGCTCTTCTTTGGTCGCAACGGCTCGATCAACCTGCTGCTCGACGACTGGTTCGGCTTCAAGATCGACTTCATGGAGGGGCTGAACGGCGTCATCTTCGTCCAGTCGGTCCATTATTTCCCGTTCATCCTGATCAATCTCTCGGCCGCGCTGCGCAACATCGACCGCGCCATGGAGGAAGCTGCGCAGAACCTCGGCTCCTCGGGCTTCCGCCTGTTCCGCCGCATCGTCTTCCCGCTTGCCATGCCGGGCTATCTCGCCGGCGCCTCGCTCGTCTTCGTCAAGGTTTTCGACGACCTCGCCACGCCGCTCCTGCTCAACGTCAAGGACATGCTGGCGCCGCAGGCCTATCTGCGCGTCACCTCGATCGGCATTGCCGACCCAATGGGTTACGTCATATCGGTCGTGCTGATCATCGCCTCGGTGATGGCGATGTGGCTCTCGGCCGCGGCGCTCAAGGGACGCGACTATGCCACCACGCAACGCGGCGGCGGCGGCCTCGCCAAGCGGGTCATGACGCCCTGGGAGGCGTTCTTCGGCTATGGCGTTGTCATTCTGATCCTGGCGCTGGTGCTGGCGCCGCATCTCGCCCTGTTGCTGCTTTCCTTTGCGACGATCTGGTCGTTCTCGCCGCTGCCCGACGCCTTCACGCTGGCGCATTACGCCCGCGTCTTCGGTGAAAGCTCGATCTACATCAAGAACACGCTGATCTACGCCAGTCTCGCCGGCGCCATCGACATCGTGCTCGGCGTCGCCATCGCCTATCTCGTCCTGCGCACCAGGCTGATCGGCCGTGAATGGCTCGACTGGATGGCGACGGCCGCGCTCGCCATTCCCGGAGTCGTGCTGGGCATCGGCTATCTCAGGACCTTCTACGGGGTGAGCTTGCCGGACGGGACGCCATTGGCCTCGCTCTGGATCACGATCGTGCTGGCGCTGGCGATCCGGCGCCTGCCCTATGCGCTGCGGGCCTGCTATGCGGCGCTCCAGCAGATCTCGGTCTCGCTCGAGGAGGCGGCGGAGAACCTCGGCGCCACCAAGGCCCGGACGGTGCGCCGCATCGTCGTGCCGCTGATGGCCGGCGGCATCCTTGCAGGCTTCGTCACCTCGTTCTCGACGGCCGCGGTCGAGCTTTCGGCGACGCTGATGCTGGTGCAGTCGAACTCCGATGCGCCCCTCGCCTACGGGCTCTACGTCTTCATGCAGTCGGCCGCAGGGCGCGGTCCCGGCGCGGCGCTCGGCGTCATCGCCGTCATTCTCGTCGCCGCCTGCACCTTTCTCTCCCATTTCATTATCGAACGCAGCCAGAAGGCCAAGGGAATGGGCCATTGA
- a CDS encoding ABC transporter ATP-binding protein yields the protein MARLSIDHLNKRYGDLTVVDDVTIDVADGEFLVLLGPSGCGKTTTLRMIAGFMPPSAGSITIGERNVTGLPPWKRNCGLVFQSYALFPHMTVAENVAFGLEMHKVSAAERTPRVAEALRLVRLTGFDSRYPRQLSGGQQQRVALARALAMEPDVLLLDEPLSNLDAKLRQEVRVEISDLTRKLGLTTIMVTHDQEEALTMADRLVVMEKGQVRQIGTQRELYEKPADRFVAGFIGRSAFLEGSVAEAGRFRSAGGLDIACMAAAVPGPATLALRPERVAVGAESEALPNGFQARVEYVSYLGALLEIDVALSEQDRMLLQIPNRRGMVEPKTGDTLTIGWAADVGLVYPRAV from the coding sequence ATGGCACGCCTTTCGATCGATCATCTCAACAAACGCTATGGCGACCTCACCGTGGTGGACGACGTCACCATCGACGTCGCCGATGGCGAGTTCCTGGTCCTGCTCGGCCCGTCCGGCTGCGGCAAGACCACGACCCTGCGCATGATCGCCGGGTTCATGCCGCCTTCGGCGGGCTCGATTACGATCGGTGAGCGCAACGTGACTGGCTTGCCGCCGTGGAAGCGCAATTGCGGGCTGGTCTTCCAGAGCTACGCGCTCTTCCCGCATATGACAGTCGCCGAGAACGTCGCCTTCGGGCTGGAAATGCACAAGGTCTCGGCCGCCGAACGCACCCCACGCGTCGCCGAGGCGCTGCGCCTGGTGCGCCTGACCGGTTTCGATTCCCGTTATCCTCGGCAGCTTTCCGGCGGGCAGCAGCAGCGTGTGGCGCTGGCACGCGCGCTCGCCATGGAGCCGGATGTGCTCCTGCTCGACGAGCCGCTCTCTAATCTCGACGCCAAGCTCCGACAGGAGGTCCGGGTCGAGATCAGCGATCTCACCCGCAAGCTCGGCCTGACGACGATCATGGTGACGCATGATCAGGAAGAGGCGTTGACCATGGCCGATCGCCTCGTGGTCATGGAGAAGGGGCAGGTGCGCCAGATCGGCACCCAGCGCGAGCTCTACGAGAAGCCGGCCGACCGTTTCGTCGCGGGCTTCATCGGGCGCAGCGCCTTCCTGGAAGGGTCTGTTGCGGAGGCCGGCCGATTCCGCAGCGCAGGCGGACTCGACATCGCCTGCATGGCCGCCGCCGTGCCGGGGCCGGCGACGCTTGCGCTCCGGCCCGAGCGGGTCGCGGTCGGCGCCGAGAGCGAAGCCCTGCCGAACGGCTTCCAGGCGCGCGTCGAGTACGTTTCCTATCTCGGCGCCTTGCTCGAGATCGATGTCGCGCTGTCGGAGCAGGACCGCATGCTTCTGCAGATCCCGAACCGCCGCGGCATGGTGGAGCCGAAGACGGGCGACACCCTCACCATAGGCTGGGCCGCTGATGTCGGGCTCGTCTATCCGCGCGCGGTATGA
- a CDS encoding ABC transporter ATP-binding protein: MNATAPLTTPAVAVDIEDVNLSYGANHVLKGINLAIEPGEFFAFLGPSGCGKTTLLRLIAGFNQADTGQVRIGGKAITGLPPWKRDVGMVFQSYALWPHMTVRRNVAFGLEERGIKRTEIDRRVEAALGLVGLAHLAERRPSQLSGGQQQRVAVARTVAVEPKVLLLDEPLSNLDAKMRVQVRRELRDMQQRLGLTTIFVTHDQEEANTICDRIAVMNDGIVQQVGTPMELYERPANLFVANFLGTANILDGRVVEAGAGRQFVLDGGIGIPIGDAHVPIGAKLVFRPQHARLSLHGLQDSGVSLPSVVNAREFLGSTVRYFVCVNETEVAVDMPFRSGRELFETDAKVVLSLPQDSLLWLAD; this comes from the coding sequence ATGAACGCGACCGCCCCCCTGACCACGCCCGCCGTCGCCGTCGACATCGAAGACGTCAACCTCTCCTACGGCGCCAATCACGTCCTCAAGGGCATCAATCTCGCCATCGAACCGGGCGAGTTCTTCGCCTTCCTTGGCCCCTCCGGCTGCGGCAAGACCACGCTGCTGCGGCTGATAGCGGGTTTCAACCAGGCCGATACCGGGCAGGTCCGGATCGGCGGCAAGGCGATCACCGGGTTGCCGCCCTGGAAGCGCGATGTCGGCATGGTCTTTCAGTCCTACGCGCTCTGGCCCCACATGACGGTGCGCCGCAACGTCGCCTTCGGGCTGGAGGAGCGCGGCATCAAGCGCACCGAGATCGACCGGCGCGTAGAGGCGGCGCTTGGCCTCGTCGGCCTGGCCCACCTTGCCGAGAGGCGCCCTTCGCAGCTTTCCGGCGGCCAGCAGCAGCGCGTCGCGGTAGCCCGTACGGTCGCCGTCGAGCCGAAGGTCCTGCTGCTCGACGAGCCTCTCTCCAACCTCGACGCCAAGATGCGCGTCCAGGTTCGGCGCGAACTGCGCGATATGCAGCAGCGCCTCGGGCTGACCACGATCTTCGTCACCCACGACCAGGAGGAAGCGAACACGATCTGCGACCGGATCGCGGTGATGAACGACGGCATCGTCCAGCAGGTCGGAACCCCGATGGAGCTCTACGAGCGGCCGGCGAATCTCTTCGTTGCGAACTTTCTGGGCACGGCGAACATTTTAGATGGCCGCGTTGTCGAGGCCGGCGCAGGGCGGCAATTCGTGCTCGATGGCGGGATTGGAATTCCGATCGGCGATGCGCATGTTCCCATCGGAGCGAAACTGGTCTTTCGTCCGCAGCACGCAAGACTGTCGCTTCACGGCCTTCAGGACAGCGGAGTATCGCTGCCGTCCGTGGTCAACGCCCGCGAATTCCTCGGCTCGACGGTTCGCTATTTCGTGTGCGTCAACGAAACGGAAGTAGCCGTCGACATGCCCTTCAGATCAGGGCGCGAGCTTTTCGAAACCGATGCGAAGGTCGTGCTGAGTTTGCCGCAGGACTCCCTCCTCTGGCTGGCCGATTAG